One Helianthus annuus cultivar XRQ/B chromosome 12, HanXRQr2.0-SUNRISE, whole genome shotgun sequence genomic region harbors:
- the LOC110910248 gene encoding putative fasciclin-like arabinogalactan protein 20, which yields MAAKLLLFPVTLLLLLLPFTTALPPETIANAADTLSNSGYVAMSLTLNLLSTSLLSQTNSATIFTPPDSIFALSGQPPLSLLQLHISPLLFSLSSLRSLLPGTRIPTVSSNTYLTVTSPSFSDQISINNVNIIGSPVFDDGSLIIYSIENFFDPDSEISKAPVQIESFNSFNGCDASYGSGDKNYSFRNANNVLISRGYSVMASFLNLQLLGFRSEHNLSLTVFAPVDEVMVDYSGRFPDYASLFMRHVLNCRISWREFDNVVDGTSLSTYFSGFGVRVSRSGGVLMVNEVPVVFPDMYYSDWLVIHGVSEVFSVLEPVEDVDDSDGDFDDRIPSSHAAKEPDVPAVSFKTEF from the coding sequence ATGGCAGCCAAACTGTTGCTTTTTCCGGTGACTCTCCTGCTACTTCTCCTTCCTTTCACCACCGCGCTCCCACCAGAGACCATCGCCAACGCGGCCGACACGCTCTCCAACTCCGGCTACGTCGCTATGTCCCTAACCCTAAACCTCCTCTCCACTTCCTTACTCTCTCAAACAAACTCCGCCACCATCTTCACACCTCCGGACTCCATTTTCGCTCTCTCCGGCCAAccgcctctctctctcctccaacTCCACATCTCACCGttacttttctctctctctagcCTCCGTTCTCTCCTTCCTGGCACCAGAATCCCCACCGTTTCCTCCAACACCTACCTAACAGTTACTTCTCCTTCATTCTCCGATCAGATCTCAATAAACAACGTCAACATCATCGGATCTCCGGTTTTCGACGACGGATCGTTGATTATATACAGTATCGAGAACTTCTTCGATCCGGATTCTGAGATCTCGAAAGCTCCGGTGCAGATCGAGAGTTTCAACAGTTTCAACGGTTGTGATGCATCGTACGGTTCAGGTGATAAAAACTACTCGTTTCGTAACGCGAATAACGTGTTGATATCCAGAGGATACTCTGTTATGGCTtcgtttttgaacctgcaactgCTAGGGTTTCGGAGTGAACATAATTTGAGTTTGACGGTTTTCGCTCCGGTTGATGAAGTGATGGTTGATTATTCAGGAAGGTTTCCGGATTATGCTTCTCTGTTTATGCGGCATGTGTTGAATTGTAGAATTTCGTGGAGAGAGTTTGATAATGTTGTTGACGGAACGAGTTTGAGTACGTATTTTAGTGGATTTGGAGTAAGAGTTAGTAGATCTGGTGGTGTGTTGATGGTGAATGAGGTTCCGGTTGTGTTTCCGGATATGTATTATAGTGATTGGCTGGTGATTCATGGTGTTTCTGAGGTTTTTTCTGTTCTGGAACCGGTAGAAGATGTTGATGATTCCGATGGTGATTTTGATGATCGAATTCCGTCTAGTCATGCTGCGAAGGAGCCGGATGTTCCTGCGGTTTCATTTAAGACTGAGTTTTAG